Proteins from one Capricornis sumatraensis isolate serow.1 chromosome 2, serow.2, whole genome shotgun sequence genomic window:
- the LOC138073851 gene encoding large ribosomal subunit protein uL22-like: MVRYSLDPESLTKSCKSRGSNLRVHFKNTRETAEAIKGIHIRKASKYLKEVTLKKQCVPFHRYVGGVGRYAQAKQCGWTQGRWPRKSAEFLLHMLKNAESNAELKGLEVDSLVIEHIQVNKAPKMRRRTYRAHGWINPYVSSPCHIEMILTEKEQIVPKPEEEVAQKKKISQKKLKKQKLMARE, from the coding sequence ATGGTGCGCTATTCACTTGACCCAGAAAGCCTCACAAAATCATGCAAATCAAGAGGTTCAAATCTTCGTGTTCACTTTAAGAACACTCGTGAAACTGCCGAGGCCATAAAGGGAATTCATATCCGAAAAGCCAGCAAGTACCTGAAGGAGGTCACTTTAAAGAAGCAATGCGTGCCATTCCATCGTTACGTTGGTGGAGTTGGTAGGTATGCACAGGCCAAACAGTGCGGCTGGACGCAGGGTCGGTGGCCCAGAAAGAGTGCTGAATTTTTACTACATATGCTCAAAAATGCAGAGAGTAATGCTGAACTTAAGGGCCTAGAAGTAGATTCTCTGGTCATTGAGCACATCCAAGTGAACAAAGCCCCCAAGATGCGGCGCAGGACTTACAGAGCTCACGGTTGGATCAACCCCTACGTGAGCTCTCCCTGCCACATTGAGATGATCcttactgaaaaagaacagattgttcctaaaccagaagaggaggttgcacagaagaaaaagatatcccagaagaaactgaagaaacaaaaacttatggCCCGGGAATAA